Genomic window (Vitis riparia cultivar Riparia Gloire de Montpellier isolate 1030 chromosome 4, EGFV_Vit.rip_1.0, whole genome shotgun sequence):
TTACTTGAATCCTCGTACACAACCCTTGAAACCCTTCTACATTTTCTCAAGAAATCCACCATAGAATCACCCAGAAGCAAGAAAAACCCTTTAAGCCTTATGGCTCAAGGGGCTGGTAATGAGCCTCCACTGATGGTGGTGACTGACCCACAAACCAAAAATGAATACAGAATCAGGGATGTGATTGGAACTTCCAATGGAGCCACCGTCTACCAAGCAGACGAATCTTATGAATCCAACAAAGCCACTGCTGTAGCTGTGAAGATTCTCAATATCAAAAACAAAGATGAGAGGTACTGGGACTTGAAGCATGATATTCTCAACAGCAAATCTCTCCCTCATCATCCCAATGTAGTTGAAATCAAAGCCTCATTCAGTGTTGATGATAATCTCTGTGTTGTGATGCCTTTCATGAGCTTTGGCTCTCTCCAGTCCCTCATTTCTTCTCGGTTCAGAAATGGTTTTTCAGAAGATTGTATAGCCATAATCCTAACAGAAACATTAAAGGGTGTAGCTCATATCCACAGGAACCGTGATATTCACAAGCATATAGATGCTAGGAACATCTGTCTTTGCGAAAGTTCTGCTATAAAGTTGGCTTTTGCAGCTGCAGAGTATGATCATGGTCAGAATCACACCACTACAGCATTACCAAATCTGTGCAACTGGCCTGCGCCGGAGGTTCAGGGCTGCTGCACCACAATGTCTGATATATGGCTCGTTGGTATCACTGCACTGCAGCTGGCATTTGGCTTACGAGTTTCTACACGCCAAGGCATGGCGGGGATGATAAAAATGTATAGAAAAGACCAGGACGAAAGGACTCAGAAGGTGGGGTTAGATCTAACTCAGGAGCAGCTTGATGAGCAGTTCGAAGAGAGAAAGTTGCCCAGATCGTTTCAGGATATGGTGGGCAAGTGCCTGGGTCAAGAGCAGCTGGACAGGCCGACTGCAAGAGAGCTGCTCAAACATGACTTCTTCAAGAACCGTGGCGATGTACATTGGTTTTTCAACGCCAT
Coding sequences:
- the LOC117913261 gene encoding serine/threonine-protein kinase BLUS1-like, whose translation is MAQGAGNEPPLMVVTDPQTKNEYRIRDVIGTSNGATVYQADESYESNKATAVAVKILNIKNKDERYWDLKHDILNSKSLPHHPNVVEIKASFSVDDNLCVVMPFMSFGSLQSLISSRFRNGFSEDCIAIILTETLKGVAHIHRNRDIHKHIDARNICLCESSAIKLAFAAAEYDHGQNHTTTALPNLCNWPAPEVQGCCTTMSDIWLVGITALQLAFGLRVSTRQGMAGMIKMYRKDQDERTQKVGLDLTQEQLDEQFEERKLPRSFQDMVGKCLGQEQLDRPTARELLKHDFFKNRGDVHWFFNAINRKRM